One window from the genome of Montipora foliosa isolate CH-2021 chromosome 5, ASM3666993v2, whole genome shotgun sequence encodes:
- the LOC138002520 gene encoding uncharacterized protein — MLLALASAGRSSDLRALDIRYTSIKENSISFELGQLTKSRRKGQPPIKLNFDRFDSDPLVCVVSTISCYLDRSKTWRAGVEKRQLLLSYIRPHTEVVPCTIAGWLVELMKQSGIDTSEFRAHSTRGASTSKAKAKGLSCQEILAMANWKKESTFRRHYLREIACDNSGSFQAVVLQEESKPKMAFRKRWAVTAKGLVLLVILITAAILLQPQSMLRGSEFTTRASHLGSDANLELQPTEQRHKVDSPVRRSTQVTATTSHAHHNIQTAQQRDNDSVFTLVPEMPRNTTVLIIINTVPSEFNKRNTLRQTWAKQSSWTFGAVSSDYISISNDFINIAYFFLMGFNGRHNVDEMVKGESTVHRDILRVNLKETYRGLVDKLLITFEWVTRLEMKPHFIVKADHDVYIKIPELASWLERFSRTSERVYAGFVKRNAQVKRDVRSPWYVSEKDFHHQVFPPYCRGPFYLFSRNLFLDVVNASKVNTPFPVEDAYMGHLVQKIGVEPLITGRDVFNDRRSLEKVVLRTPENKLKIPSGIVLGDSLSSAAINRIHRVYTRAFQKQDKRS; from the exons ATGTTACTGGCTCTTGCCTCTGCTGGCAGATCCTCTGATCTAAGAGCCCTAGATATTCGATACACGTCTATAAAGGAGAACTCAATTAGCTTTGAGCTTGGCCAACTCACCAAATCGAGGAGAAAAGGACAACCTCCCATTAAACTGAATTTTGATAGGTTTGATAGTGACCCTCTGGTTTGTGTGGTTTCCACGATATCTTGTTATTTGGATCGATCTAAGACATGGCGTGCAGGGGTGGAAAAGCGCCAGTTGCTTTTGAGCTATATCAGACCACACACAGAAGTAGTCCCTTGCACAATTGCGGGGTGGCTTGTGGAATTAATGAAACAATCAGGGATTGACACCTCTGAGTTTCGTGCTCATTCAACCAGAGGTGCATCTACGTCTAAGGCTAAAGCCAAAGGCCTCTCCTGTCAGGAGATTTTGGCTATGGCTAACTGGAAGAAAGAATCCACCTTTCGGAGACATTACCTGAGAGAGATCGCTTGTGACAACTCAGGCTCCTTTCAGGCTGTTGTGCTCCAAGAAG AAAGTAAACCGAAGATGGCATTCAGGAAACGCTGGGCTGTCACGGCTAAGGGGCTCGTGTTACTCGTAATCTTGATAACTGCCGCCATATTACTTCAACCTCAATCAATGCTAAGAGGTAGTGAGTTTACGACTAGGGCTTCACACCTTGGATCAGATGCTAACCTCGAGTTACAACCAACTGAACAACGACACAAAGTCGACTCACCTGTGCGGAGAAGTACTCAGGTTACCGCTACGACCTCACATGCTCACCACAACATACAAACAGCTCAACAACGAGACAATGATTCTGTGTTTACTCTTGTGCCGGAAATGCCGCGAAACACAACTGTTTTAATTATCATTAACACAGTCCCGTCTGAGTTTAACAAGAGGAATACGTTAAGACAGACGTGGGCAAAGCAATCATCTTGGACATTTGGGGCTGTTAGTTCTGATTATATTTCCATTTCCAATGACTTCATCAATattgcatatttctttttgaTGGGATTCAACGGGCGCCATAACGTAGACGAGATGGTCAAAGGAGAATCAACAGTCCACCGGGACATTTTGCGAGTGAATTTAAAGGAGACTTACCGTGGCTTAGTAGATAAACTATTAATTACTTTTGAGTGGGTAACAAGATTAGAGATGAAGCCACATTTTATAGTAAAAGCAGACCACGATGTCTATATTAAGATACCAGAGCTTGCTTCTTGGTTAGAGAGGTTTTCCAGAACGTCCGAGAGAGTCTACGCCGGGTTTGTTAAAAGAAATGCACAAGTTAAGCGCGATGTCCGAAGTCCATGGTATGTCAGCGAGAAAGACTTCCACCATCAAGTTTTCCCTCCCTATTGCCGGGGGCCGTTTTATCTCTTCTCACGAAACCTGTTTTTAGATGTAGTGAATGCGTCTAAAGTAAACACGCCCTTTCCCGTAGAGGATGCCTACATGGGTCATTTGGTTCAAAAGATAGGCGTAGAACCTCTTATTACGGGTAGGGATGTATTCAATGATCGTCGTTCTCTTGAAAAGGTAGTGCTCAGAACTCCagaaaacaaactgaaaattCCTTCGGGAATTGTTTTAGGAGATTCACTCAGTTCCGCTGCGATAAATCGAATACATCGTGTTTACACGCGGGCCTTTCAAAAGCAGGATAAACGTTCTTAA